A region of Saccharomyces kudriavzevii IFO 1802 strain IFO1802 genome assembly, chromosome: 14 DNA encodes the following proteins:
- the MKS1 gene encoding Mks1p (similar to Saccharomyces cerevisiae MKS1 (YNL076W); ancestral locus Anc_2.220): protein MSRETFDVPKIGTNKFLKVTPNLFTPERLNLFDDVELYLTLIKASKCVEQGERLHNISWRILNKAVLKEHNINRSKKRDGVKNIYYVLNPNNKQPIKPKQTLVNQPSLQKTNVPPTTAKQNVLTRPMTSPAIAQGAHDRSVDVTNINTTNNDVKNDLISNRQFSKSTASGLFSSFTDKYQKMKNVNHFPKKEEPQTIITGFDTSTIISKKPLSSRRSRSPFQHARDMSMSSMDNEASKSASPTPEHVGSRKSSLPQKESLFGRPRSYKTDQNGQLSLSKTSSKKGRNKIFFSSEDEDSDWDSVSNDSEFYADEDDEEYDDYNEEEADQYYRRQWDKLLFAKNQQNLDSTKSSVSSANTINSSTSHDPVRKSLLSGLFLSEANSSNSNHNTTHNEFTSKHISPAPQSSSSGPVNQCQQNPPSANGMKQQKPSLKTSNVTALASLSPPQGTNSGRLPVDIQKDSNFSSESDHLYESNAPPTAQTILPTALSTHMFLPNDIHQQRMAIATGVNMRHRFLRRESMDIPSKNRNTGFLKTRMEISEEEKMVRTISRLDNTSAANGNANGVDDAANQRTETLGPVTKNSKRI from the coding sequence ATGTCACGAGAGACATTTGATGTACCGAAAATAGGTACCAACAAGTTTTTAAAAGTCACACCTAACTTATTTACCCCAGAACGATTAAACCTGTTTGATGATGTCGAGCTTTATCTCACGTTGATAAAGGCGTCCAAATGTGTCGAACAGGGAGAGAGGTTGCACAATATAAGTTGGAGAATCTTGAATAAAGCTGTTTTAAAGGAGCATAATATTAATCGatctaaaaaaagagatgGTGTGAAAAACATCTACTACGTGTTGAATCCAAATAATAAGCAACCAATAAAGCCAAAACAGACTTTAGTGAACCAACCATCATTGCAAAAGACCAATGTACCTCCTACAACAGCGAAGCAGAACGTTCTGACTAGGCCCATGACATCACCAGCTATTGCCCAGGGCGCACATGATAGATCTGTAGATGTTACTAATATTAACACTACAAATAATGATGTGAAAAACGACCTCATTTCAAACAGGCAGTTCTCAAAATCTACTGCATCAGGGTTATTTTCAAGCTTCACAGataaatatcaaaaaatgaagaacgTAAATCATTTTCcgaagaaagaagagcCTCAAACTATTATTACCGGCTTTGATACAAGTACCATCATTTCGAAAAAGCCCTTGTCATCAAGGCGGTCAAGATCTCCTTTCCAGCATGCTAGAGATATGAGTATGAGCTCCATGGATAATGAAGCTTCCAAAAGCGCCAGTCCAACTCCTGAACATGTGGGGAGCAGGAAGTCCTCCCTTCCTCAAAAGGAATCCCTGTTTGGAAGACCAAGGTCCTACAAAACTGATCAAAATGGTCAATTATCACTTTCCAAGACGTCTTCCAAAAAGGGGAGAaacaaaatcttcttcagcagtGAGGATGAAGACTCTGACTGGGACAGTGTATCAAATGATTCGGAATTTTACGCTGACGAGGACGATGAGGAGTATGATGATTataatgaagaggaagcaGATCAATACTACAGAAGGCAATGGGATAAGCTTttatttgcaaaaaatcaacAGAACCTTGATTCAACAAAATCATCCGTCTCTTCAGCGAACACTATCAATTCGAGTACATCCCACGATCCTGTACGAAAAAGTTTACTCAGTGGACTATTCCTCAGTGAGGCAAATAGCAGTAACAGCAACCACAACACCACACACAATGAATTCACTTCTAAACACATTTCACCGGCTCCTCAATCTTCTAGTAGTGGTCCTGTCAATCAATGTCAACAGAATCCACCAAGCGCTAATGGTATGAAACAACAAAAACCATCTCTGAAAACAAGCAATGTGACAGCATTAGCATCGTTATCTCCGCCACAAGGAACTAACAGTGGACGATTACCAGTGGATATACAAAAGGATTCCAATTTTAGTAGTGAATCCGATCACCTGTATGAATCTAACGCTCCCCCAACAGCGCAGACCATCTTGCCTACCGCCTTATCTACACACATGTTCTTACCAAATGATATTCACCAACAACGAATGGCGATTGCCACTGGCGTGAACATGAGGCATCGTTTTCTAAGGCGGGAGTCTATGGATATTCCATCCAAGAACAGAAACACTGGGTTTTTGAAGACTAGAATGGAGATTTCTGAGGAGGAGAAGATGGTACGTACAATATCACGCCTTGACAATACGAGTGCTGCGAACGGTAATGCAAATGGTGTCGACGATGCCGCGAACCAGAGAACAGAAACGCTAGGCCCTGTCACCAAAAATTCCAAGCGAATATGA
- the IMP4 gene encoding snoRNA-binding rRNA-processing protein IMP4 (similar to Saccharomyces cerevisiae IMP4 (YNL075W); ancestral locus Anc_2.221), whose protein sequence is MLRRQARERREYLYRKAQELQDSQLQQKRQIIKQALAQGKPLPKELAEDETLQKDFRYDQSLKEGEEADDLQVDDEYAATSGITDPRIIVTTSRDPSTRLSQFAKEIKLLFPNAVRLNRGNYVMPNLVDACKKSGTTDLVVLHEHRGVPTSLTISHFPHGPTAQFSLHNVVMRHDIIDGGNQSEVNPHLIFDNFTTDLGKRVECILKHLFNAGPKKDSERVITFANKGDFISVRQHVYVRTRDGVEVAEVGPRFEMRLFELRLGTLENKDADVEWQLRRFIRTANKKDYL, encoded by the coding sequence atgtTAAGGAGACAAGCCCgtgaaagaagagaatatTTGTACAGAAAAGCGCAAGAGTTACAAGATTCTCAACTGCAACAAAAACGTCAAATAATTAAACAAGCGTTAGCTCAGGGAAAGCCATTGCCCAAAGAACTGGCAGAAGACGAAACTTTACAAAAAGATTTCAGATATGATCAAAGTTTAAAAGAGGGCGAAGAGGCGGATGATCTACaagttgatgatgaatatGCTGCCACAAGTGGTATAACTGATCCAAGAATTATTGTCACGACATCCCGTGACCCAAGTACTCGTCTCTCACAATTTGCTAAGGAGATCAAATTGTTATTTCCAAATGCTGTTAGACTAAACAGGGGTAACTATGTGATGCCAAACCTTGTGGATGCTTGTAAGAAATCCGGTACCACGGATTTAGTAGTATTGCATGAACATAGGGGTGTCCCAACGTCTTTGACCATATCGCATTTCCCACACGGACCCACTGCACAGTTTAGTTTACACAATGTTGTTATGAGGCATGATATTATAGATGGTGGTAACCAAAGTGAAGTTAATCCACATCTGATATTTGATAACTTCACCACCGATTTGGGTAAAAGAGTCGAGTGTATTTTAAAGCATCTATTCAATGCGGGGCCCAAGAAGGATTCCGAAAGAGTAATTACCTTTGCAAATAAGGGGGATTTCATTAGTGTCAGACAACACGTATACGTGAGAACTAGAGACGGTGTAGAGGTTGCCGAAGTTGGGCCAAGATTCGAAATGAGGTTATTTGAACTGAGGTTAGgaacttt